One part of the Lotus japonicus ecotype B-129 chromosome 2, LjGifu_v1.2 genome encodes these proteins:
- the LOC130739723 gene encoding probable 6-phosphogluconolactonase 2: MALSDGDNKIRRELRIHERLDDLRADLADYIAEISDASVQARGVFSIAISGGSLIGLLGKLLEAPYNKIMDWSKWYVFWADERVVAKDHADSNYKLARDGLLSKVPVISSHVNSINDSVSAEEAADDYEFVIRQLVKTRVVSVSEVSDCPKFDLILLGLGPDGHVASLFPNHSALNEREVWVTFVTDSPKPPPERITFTLPVINSASNVAVVVTGDSKAEAVHLAIDDVGPDYPVIPAKMVQPATGKLVWFLDNLAASKLDDSSLIK; encoded by the exons ATGGCTCTTTCGGATGGTGATAATAAGATTAGACGTGAGTTGAGGATTCATGAACGTTTGGATGACCTGAGGGCTGATTTGGCAGACTATATTGCTGAAATATCGGACGCGTCCGTGCAGGCGCGGGGAGTCTTTTCCATTGCTATATCTGGTGGTTCTCTCATTGGCTTATTGGG AAAACTCTTGGAAGCTCCTTATAATAAGATAATGGACTGGTCCAAGTGGTATGTCTTCTGGGCTGATGAACGTGTTGTCGCGAAAGACCATGCTGATAGCAATTATAAGCTTGCTAGAGATGGACTTTTGTCTAAG GTGCCTGTCATCTCCAGTCACGTGAATTCTATTAATGATTCCGTAtcagcagaagaagctgcagaTGATTATGAGTTTGTCATCCGACAATTAGTGAAAACCCGTGTTGTCAGCGTGTCTGAGGTCAGTGACTGCCCAAAGTTTGATCTCATTCTGCTTGGATTGGGTCCAGATGGCCATGTTGCCTCTTTATTTCCCAATCACTCAGCACTCAATGAAAGGGAAGTATGGGTAACTTTCGTTACTGACTCTCCCAAACCCCCACCTGAGAGAATCACATTTACCTTGCCTGTTATCAATTCTGCATCCAATGTAGCCGTGGTCGTCACAGGCGACAGCAAAGCAGAAGCTGTACACTTGGCAATAGATGATGTTGGACCTGACTACCCAGTAATACCAGCAAAAATGGTCCAACCAGCTACTGGGAAGTTGGTGTGGTTTTTGGATAACCTGGCTGCCTCAAAACTTGATGATTCCAGTTTAATCAAATAA